A single Vigna radiata var. radiata cultivar VC1973A chromosome 8, Vradiata_ver6, whole genome shotgun sequence DNA region contains:
- the LOC106771359 gene encoding uncharacterized protein LOC106771359, which yields MEGKLSRAAKKVVPSSIQELNLLAEQCNAINIGGGFPDFPAPPHIKNAAVSAIKSDFNQYRNVQGVCDYLAKMMKERHGLDIDPLTDVAICCGQSEAFAAAIFATIDPGDEVILFDPSYETYEGCVAMAGGVPIHVPLDPPQWTLDSRKLLGSFSERTKVVVLNSPHNPTGKVFTIGELEIIAGECCSRNCLAITDEVYEHITYDNLKHISLVSFPGMQERTILTSSLSKPFSVTGWRIGWAIAPTFLASAIQNIHFRLTGCAPAPFQEAALSALRSPPEYFESLRSDYQSKRDYIVNFLAGVGFKIEFIPQGSFFLFAELPDNCPLSDVEFVKKLILEAGVAAVPGRGFFHTKLSSDEVSNLPYPYEKRYIRFAFCKNDATLTLAVEKLGKLLDAKGQLVLY from the exons ATGGAAGGAAAGTTATCACGCGCAGCAAAGAAGGTTGTACCCTCTTCCATTCAAGAACTCAACCTCCTCGCTGAGCAATGCAACGCCATCAACATCGGCGGGGGCTTCCCCGACTTCCCCGCCCCTCCCCACATAAAAAACGCCGCCGTTTCTGCCATCAAATCTGACTTCAACCAGTACAG GAACGTCCAAGGTGTATGCGACTACTTGGCCAAGATGATGAAGGAGAGACACGGTTTAGACATCGACCCTCTTACGGACGTAGCTATTTGCTGCGGTCAAAGTGAGGCCTTTGCGGCTGCAATCTTTGCAA CAATTGACCCAGGCGACGAGGTCATACTATTCGACCCTTCCTATGAAACATACGAAGGATGTGTTGCCATGGCCGGGGGAGTACCT ATTCACGTGCCACTTGATCCACCTCAATGGACCCTGGATTCACGTAAATTACTCGGATCATTCAGTGAGAGAACTAAAGTCGTAGTACTGAACAG CCCTCACAATCCTACTGGCAAAGTTTTCACAATAGGGGAACTCGAGATTATAGCTGGAGAATGCTGCAGCAGGAATTGCCTGGCTATAACAGATGAA GTATATGAACACATAACGTATGACAATCTGAAACATATATCCCTTGTGTCATTTCCTGGAATGCAAGAGCGGACTATATTAACATCTTCTTTGTCCAAACCATTTAGTGTGACAG GTTGGAGGATTGGATGGGCAATTGCACCAACTTTTCTTGCGTCTGCTATACAAAATATTCACTTTAGACTTACAGGTTGTGCCCCAGCACCTTTTCAGGAAGCTGCATTGAGTGCTTTGAGAAGTCCTCCCGAGTACTTTGAATCACTCCGAAGT GATTATCAATCAAAAAGAGACTATATCGTAAATTTTCTAGCAGGAGTAGGTTTCAAGATTGAGTTTATACCTCAGGGCTCCTTCTTTTTATTTGCTGAGCTTCCTGACAATTGCCCACTTTCAGAT GTAGAATTTGTTAAAAAACTAATACTAGAGGCAGGGGTAGCGGCTGTTCCAGGACGAGGATtttttcatacaaaattatCATCAGATGAAGTTTCGAACTTACCCTATCCCTACGAGAAGAGATACATCAGGTTTGCATTCTGCAAAAACGATGCGACTTTAACTCTGGCGGTAGAGAAACTGGGTAAGCTTTTGGATGCTAAAGGGCAACTTGTGCTATATTAA
- the LOC106772834 gene encoding heparan-alpha-glucosaminide N-acetyltransferase isoform X1 — translation MPGEEYDGVAGEQRRPLIINHDFDSSVDILHQNEDTISPLPFSHTETLALPSLPVPNQRLASLDVFRGLTVALMILVDDVGRAFPSLNHSPWFGVTLADFVMPFFLFVVGISIALVFKKVSSKPNATKKVVLRTIKLFLLGLLLQGGYFHGRGKLTYGVDLSKIRWLGVLQRISIGYFLASISEIWLVNHNILVDSPTAFVRKYSIQWMVSILLCSVYLCLLYGLYIPNWKFEHSNMLGSSHLSIIQNVHCEVRGSLEPPCNAVGFVDRLILGEYHMYQRPVYIRTKECSVNSPDYGPLPPNSPGWCLAPFDPEGILSSLMAAITCFMGLQYGRIIVLLQDNKQRVLLWSVFSFALLLVGYILEILGIPLSKALYTLSYMFITAGASGLVLTAIYYIVDIEHHRKPTILLQWMGMNALVVYALAACDIFPAAIQGFYWHSPENNLVDASEALMQAIFHSEKWGTMAFVIVEILFWGIFSGFLHKKGIYIKL, via the exons ATGCCGGGAGAAGAATATGATGGTGTCGCCGGAGAACAGCGAAGACCTCTCATCATCAACCATGATTTTGATTCTTCAGTTGACATCCTTCATCAAAATGAAGACACTATCTCTCCTTTGCCATTCAGTCATACAGAAACACTAGCTTTACCCTCTCTTCCCGTTCCTAACCAACGCCTTGCTTCTCTCGATGTCTTCCGCGGTCTAACCGTTGCG TTGATGATATTAGTTGATGACGTCGGAAGAGCATTCCCATCCTTGAATCATTCACCATGGTTTGGGGTGACACTAGCAGATTTTGTAATgccattttttctctttgtggTTGGCATTTCGATTGCTCTTGTATTCAAG AAAGTCTCTAGCAAACCCAATGCCACGAAGAAAGTTGTATTGAGGACAATTAAGCTTTTCCTTTTGGGGCTGTTACTTCAAG GTGGGTATTTCCATGGACGTGGCAAATTGACGTATGGAGTTGATTTGAGTAAAATTCGCTGGCTTGGTGTACTTCAG AGGATATCTATTGGATATTTCTTGGCCTCAATATCGGAGATTTGGCTTGTAAACCATAATATTTTGGTTGACTCACCGACAGCTTTTGTGAGGAAATACTCCATTCAGTG GATGGTTTCGATCTTACTATGCTCAGTGTACCTTTGCTTGCTCTACGGTCTCTACATTCCAAATTGGAAATTTGAACATTCTAATATGCTTGGGTCCAGTCATTTATCAATTATTCAAAAT GTTCATTGTGAAGTGAGGGGTAGTCTCGAACCTCCTTGTAATGCAGTGGGATTTGTTGATAGATTGATTCTTGGTGAATATCATATGTACCAGCGACCTGTGTATATAAGGACAAAG GAGTGTAGTGTCAACTCTCCTGACTATGGACCCTTGCCTCCAAATTCACCTGGATGGTGCCTTGCACCATTTGATCCAGAGGGTATTTTGAG TTCACTCATGGCTGCAATTACTTGCTTCATGGGATTGCAATATGGTCGCATAATTGTACTTTTGCAG GATAACAAGCAGAGGGTACTTCTTTGGTCTGTGTTTTCCTTCGCTCTATTGTTAGTAGGATACATTCTGGAGATTTTAG GAATTCCTTTATCAAAAGCACTGTACACGTTAAGCTACATGTTCATAACTGCAGGAGCATCGGGCTTAGTCTTGACTGCTATCTATTACATT GTTGACATAGAACATCACAGAAAGCCTACAATTTTACTGCAATGGATGGGAATGAATGCTCTTGTCGTATATGCATTGGCAGCTTGTGACATTTTCCCTGCAGCTATCCAGGGTTTCTATTGGCATTCTCCTGAAAATAATTTG GTTGACGCCAGTGAAGCTTTAATGCAGGCCATATTTCATTCCGAAAAGTGGGGTACAATGGCCTTTGTAATCGTTGAGATTTTATTCTGGGGTATTTTTTCTGGTTTCCTCCACAAGAAAGggatatatataaaattgtaa
- the LOC106772834 gene encoding heparan-alpha-glucosaminide N-acetyltransferase isoform X2, translated as MPGEEYDGVAGEQRRPLIINHDFDSSVDILHQNEDTISPLPFSHTETLALPSLPVPNQRLASLDVFRGLTVALMILVDDVGRAFPSLNHSPWFGVTLADFVMPFFLFVVGISIALVFKKVSSKPNATKKVVLRTIKLFLLGLLLQGGYFHGRGKLTYGVDLSKIRWLGVLQVHCEVRGSLEPPCNAVGFVDRLILGEYHMYQRPVYIRTKECSVNSPDYGPLPPNSPGWCLAPFDPEGILSSLMAAITCFMGLQYGRIIVLLQDNKQRVLLWSVFSFALLLVGYILEILGIPLSKALYTLSYMFITAGASGLVLTAIYYIVDIEHHRKPTILLQWMGMNALVVYALAACDIFPAAIQGFYWHSPENNLVDASEALMQAIFHSEKWGTMAFVIVEILFWGIFSGFLHKKGIYIKL; from the exons ATGCCGGGAGAAGAATATGATGGTGTCGCCGGAGAACAGCGAAGACCTCTCATCATCAACCATGATTTTGATTCTTCAGTTGACATCCTTCATCAAAATGAAGACACTATCTCTCCTTTGCCATTCAGTCATACAGAAACACTAGCTTTACCCTCTCTTCCCGTTCCTAACCAACGCCTTGCTTCTCTCGATGTCTTCCGCGGTCTAACCGTTGCG TTGATGATATTAGTTGATGACGTCGGAAGAGCATTCCCATCCTTGAATCATTCACCATGGTTTGGGGTGACACTAGCAGATTTTGTAATgccattttttctctttgtggTTGGCATTTCGATTGCTCTTGTATTCAAG AAAGTCTCTAGCAAACCCAATGCCACGAAGAAAGTTGTATTGAGGACAATTAAGCTTTTCCTTTTGGGGCTGTTACTTCAAG GTGGGTATTTCCATGGACGTGGCAAATTGACGTATGGAGTTGATTTGAGTAAAATTCGCTGGCTTGGTGTACTTCAG GTTCATTGTGAAGTGAGGGGTAGTCTCGAACCTCCTTGTAATGCAGTGGGATTTGTTGATAGATTGATTCTTGGTGAATATCATATGTACCAGCGACCTGTGTATATAAGGACAAAG GAGTGTAGTGTCAACTCTCCTGACTATGGACCCTTGCCTCCAAATTCACCTGGATGGTGCCTTGCACCATTTGATCCAGAGGGTATTTTGAG TTCACTCATGGCTGCAATTACTTGCTTCATGGGATTGCAATATGGTCGCATAATTGTACTTTTGCAG GATAACAAGCAGAGGGTACTTCTTTGGTCTGTGTTTTCCTTCGCTCTATTGTTAGTAGGATACATTCTGGAGATTTTAG GAATTCCTTTATCAAAAGCACTGTACACGTTAAGCTACATGTTCATAACTGCAGGAGCATCGGGCTTAGTCTTGACTGCTATCTATTACATT GTTGACATAGAACATCACAGAAAGCCTACAATTTTACTGCAATGGATGGGAATGAATGCTCTTGTCGTATATGCATTGGCAGCTTGTGACATTTTCCCTGCAGCTATCCAGGGTTTCTATTGGCATTCTCCTGAAAATAATTTG GTTGACGCCAGTGAAGCTTTAATGCAGGCCATATTTCATTCCGAAAAGTGGGGTACAATGGCCTTTGTAATCGTTGAGATTTTATTCTGGGGTATTTTTTCTGGTTTCCTCCACAAGAAAGggatatatataaaattgtaa